One Microbacterium keratanolyticum DNA window includes the following coding sequences:
- the pstA gene encoding phosphate ABC transporter permease PstA, producing the protein MTLTDLTPAPSAVVLSPPTRLTSGRLPEWSPWALLGLSLAISFAVFTLLGATAGEGPNVVGATVIGVLLYLVLITVISGVVEGRRKATDRLVTGLVTSAFAIALVPLISVGFTVISNGVAGLTAEFFSSSMRNVVGEGGGALHAIMGTVLITLAAAVISIPIGLFTAIYLIEYGRGPLARGITFLVDVMTGIPSIVAGLFIYALFALLLGPGVRMGIMGALSLAVLMIPVVVRSSEEMLRLVPNELREASYALGVPKWLTILKVVLPTSIAGITTGIMLAIARVIGETAPLLITAGFTASMNYNLTDGRMMTLPVFVYTQYMNQGLPAEAYVNRAWAAALVLILIVMLLNLVARLIAKFFAPATSR; encoded by the coding sequence ATGACTCTCACCGACCTCACCCCTGCGCCGTCGGCCGTCGTGCTCTCGCCGCCGACGCGCCTCACCAGCGGACGCCTCCCCGAGTGGTCTCCCTGGGCACTGCTCGGTCTGTCGCTCGCGATTTCCTTCGCGGTCTTCACCCTGCTGGGGGCCACCGCCGGCGAAGGCCCGAACGTCGTGGGCGCGACCGTCATCGGCGTCCTGCTCTACCTTGTGCTCATCACGGTCATCTCCGGTGTGGTCGAGGGACGCCGCAAGGCTACCGACCGCCTGGTCACGGGCCTGGTGACCTCCGCCTTCGCGATCGCGCTCGTACCGCTGATCTCCGTCGGCTTCACGGTCATCTCCAACGGTGTCGCGGGTCTGACGGCAGAGTTCTTCAGCAGCTCGATGCGCAACGTGGTCGGCGAGGGCGGCGGCGCTCTGCACGCCATCATGGGCACAGTCCTGATCACCCTGGCCGCCGCGGTCATCTCGATCCCGATCGGCCTGTTCACGGCGATCTACCTCATCGAGTACGGTCGCGGTCCGCTCGCACGCGGCATCACGTTCCTCGTGGACGTCATGACCGGCATCCCCTCCATCGTCGCCGGTCTCTTCATCTACGCGCTGTTCGCGCTGCTGCTCGGCCCCGGTGTCCGCATGGGCATCATGGGCGCTCTGTCGCTCGCCGTGCTGATGATCCCGGTCGTGGTGCGCTCCAGCGAAGAGATGCTGCGCCTCGTCCCGAACGAGCTGCGCGAGGCGTCCTACGCGCTCGGTGTGCCCAAGTGGCTGACGATCCTCAAGGTCGTGCTCCCCACCTCGATCGCGGGTATCACGACGGGCATCATGCTCGCCATCGCCCGCGTCATCGGCGAAACGGCCCCGCTGCTCATCACCGCCGGATTCACCGCGTCGATGAACTACAACCTCACCGACGGCCGAATGATGACGCTCCCGGTGTTCGTCTACACGCAGTACATGAACCAGGGTCTTCCGGCCGAGGCGTACGTCAACCGCGCCTGGGCGGCAGCGCTCGTGCTCATCCTCATCGTGATGCTGCTGAACCTCGT
- the pstC gene encoding phosphate ABC transporter permease subunit PstC: MTTTAPAPAKAKQRAGDRWFSGSALFAGSMILVTLAAVAVFLVVQSIPGMTATGEDASVLRDGNFWDYVAPLAFGTVWAAALALLMAVPLSVAVALFISHYAPRKLSQSLGYVVDLLAAVPSVVFGLWGIGVLAPAVQPAYSWLVENAGWFPLFAGPVSGTGRTIFTAAIVLAVMVLPIMTAICREIFLQTPGLHEEAALALGATRWEMIRMAVLPFARGGIVSAAMLGLGRALGETMAVAMVLSASGGINFRLFTAENPNTIPANIAQTFPEAYGVNVNVLIATGLILFVVTFLVNAIARMIVNRRKDFSGAN, encoded by the coding sequence ATGACAACCACGGCCCCGGCCCCCGCCAAGGCGAAGCAGCGCGCCGGCGATCGCTGGTTCTCCGGCTCCGCGCTCTTCGCGGGCTCAATGATCCTCGTCACCCTCGCAGCGGTCGCCGTCTTCCTCGTCGTCCAGTCGATCCCGGGCATGACCGCGACGGGCGAGGACGCCAGCGTCCTTCGTGACGGGAACTTCTGGGACTACGTCGCCCCTCTCGCCTTCGGCACCGTCTGGGCTGCGGCACTCGCGCTCCTGATGGCCGTGCCGCTCTCGGTCGCCGTCGCGCTCTTCATCTCGCACTATGCACCCCGCAAGCTCTCGCAGTCGCTCGGCTACGTCGTCGATCTGCTCGCGGCCGTCCCCTCGGTCGTCTTCGGCCTGTGGGGCATCGGCGTGCTCGCACCCGCCGTCCAGCCTGCATACTCCTGGCTCGTCGAGAACGCCGGCTGGTTCCCGCTCTTCGCCGGCCCGGTCTCGGGCACCGGCCGCACGATCTTCACCGCAGCCATCGTCCTCGCCGTGATGGTGCTGCCCATCATGACCGCCATCTGCCGCGAGATCTTCCTGCAGACTCCTGGCCTGCACGAGGAAGCCGCTCTCGCCCTCGGTGCCACGCGCTGGGAGATGATCCGCATGGCGGTTCTGCCCTTCGCCCGCGGCGGCATCGTCTCGGCCGCTATGCTCGGCCTCGGCCGCGCGCTCGGAGAGACCATGGCCGTCGCCATGGTGCTGTCGGCGTCCGGCGGCATCAACTTCCGCCTGTTCACTGCTGAGAACCCCAACACGATCCCGGCCAACATCGCGCAGACGTTCCCTGAGGCCTACGGCGTCAACGTCAACGTGCTGATCGCGACCGGCCTCATCCTCTTCGTCGTGACATTCCTGGTCAACGCCATCGCGCGCATGATCGTGAACCGTCGCAAGGACTTCTCGGGAGCGAACTGA
- a CDS encoding phosphate ABC transporter substrate-binding protein PstS — protein MKISRIARITAIGAVAALALAGCAANEAAPEGSTAPEGPTLSGNLVGGGASSQEVAVAAWTKSFQTANPDVTVDYDPAGSGTGRESFAAGAFAFAGSDRAFKTSELDELTFEGCAADSGIVEVPAYISPIAIIFNVEGVDSLNLDAATVAGIFAGTITKWNDPAIVAENPDAKLPDLAINPVHRADKSGTTGNFTDYLAAAAGDVWTHGSVEEWPIASGESAQGTSGVVQAVEGGAGTIGYADASRAGSLGTVSIKVGDEFVPYSPEAAAAIVDASPLEEGRGEGDLAVKLDRTSAEAGVYPIVLVSYLIACENYADAAQADLVKGFFTTAISAEGQEAAAAAAGSAPISDTIRTKAQTAIDLISAK, from the coding sequence GTGAAGATCTCTCGCATTGCTCGCATCACCGCCATCGGCGCGGTGGCCGCTCTCGCACTCGCCGGCTGTGCCGCGAACGAGGCAGCCCCCGAGGGCAGCACCGCCCCCGAGGGCCCCACGCTTTCCGGCAACCTCGTCGGTGGTGGCGCTTCCTCGCAGGAAGTCGCCGTGGCCGCGTGGACGAAGTCCTTCCAGACCGCGAACCCCGACGTGACCGTCGACTACGACCCGGCCGGATCCGGCACGGGCCGCGAGTCCTTCGCCGCGGGTGCCTTCGCATTCGCCGGTTCCGACCGCGCCTTCAAGACCTCTGAGCTGGACGAGCTGACGTTCGAGGGCTGCGCAGCAGACTCGGGCATCGTCGAGGTCCCCGCCTACATCTCGCCGATCGCGATCATCTTCAACGTCGAGGGCGTCGACTCGCTCAACCTCGACGCGGCGACCGTCGCAGGCATCTTCGCCGGCACGATCACGAAGTGGAACGACCCGGCCATTGTGGCGGAGAACCCCGACGCGAAGCTCCCCGACCTCGCGATCAACCCCGTCCACCGCGCCGACAAGTCGGGCACCACGGGCAACTTCACCGACTACCTCGCGGCTGCCGCAGGCGACGTCTGGACCCACGGTTCCGTCGAAGAGTGGCCGATCGCCTCGGGCGAGTCCGCGCAGGGCACCTCGGGCGTCGTGCAGGCCGTCGAGGGTGGCGCCGGCACCATCGGCTACGCCGACGCCTCGCGCGCCGGTTCGCTCGGCACCGTCTCGATCAAGGTCGGCGACGAGTTCGTCCCGTACTCCCCCGAGGCCGCAGCAGCCATCGTTGACGCATCGCCGCTCGAAGAGGGCCGCGGCGAGGGTGACCTCGCCGTCAAGCTCGACCGCACCTCGGCCGAGGCCGGCGTGTACCCGATCGTCCTGGTGAGCTACCTCATCGCGTGCGAGAACTACGCCGACGCAGCGCAGGCTGACCTGGTGAAGGGCTTCTTCACCACCGCGATCAGCGCCGAGGGCCAGGAAGCCGCCGCAGCCGCCGCCGGCAGCGCACCGATCTCGGACACGATCCGCACCAAGGCACAGACCGCGATCGACCTGATCTCGGCGAAGTAA
- a CDS encoding NUDIX hydrolase — protein MSESAVYAAGGVVWRLIDGKLRLLLIHRTKYRDVTLPKGKVDPGEMLAQTAAREIFEETGIRVILGVPVGVSRYQMTNRKTKVVHYWSAEATDQAIRQSAFVPNREIAAIEWVSLKKARARLSYPVDVEILDEFERLIADGILHTFPIIALRHAKAVARSEWDGADASRPLTPRGQAQAQNIVGALRAFGTRRIVTSDAVRCVETVAPLARALSRTPRQTALLSQDAWEDGTSDVRTVIGKRIRSGKAAVVCSHGPVLPDILREIALATGTMQGSYLSSAADLPVGAFSVVHLSATNPGSGIISIETHAPNA, from the coding sequence ATGAGCGAATCTGCGGTCTACGCCGCAGGCGGGGTGGTCTGGCGGCTCATCGACGGCAAACTGCGGCTGCTGCTGATCCACCGCACGAAGTACCGCGACGTCACTCTCCCCAAGGGCAAGGTCGACCCCGGGGAGATGCTCGCGCAGACCGCGGCGCGAGAGATCTTCGAGGAGACCGGCATCCGCGTCATCCTCGGCGTTCCGGTCGGTGTCTCGCGCTACCAGATGACCAATCGCAAGACGAAGGTCGTGCACTACTGGTCGGCCGAGGCGACCGATCAGGCGATCCGGCAGTCGGCGTTCGTGCCGAACCGCGAGATCGCCGCGATCGAGTGGGTCAGTCTCAAGAAGGCGCGCGCCCGGCTCAGCTACCCCGTCGATGTCGAGATCCTCGACGAGTTCGAACGCCTCATCGCCGACGGCATCCTGCACACCTTCCCGATCATCGCGCTGCGTCACGCGAAGGCGGTTGCGCGCTCGGAGTGGGACGGCGCGGATGCATCGCGTCCTCTGACGCCCCGCGGGCAGGCACAGGCCCAGAACATCGTCGGCGCGCTCCGTGCCTTCGGCACGCGACGGATCGTCACGAGTGACGCCGTCCGCTGTGTCGAGACCGTCGCGCCTCTCGCCCGCGCGCTCTCGCGCACGCCTCGGCAGACAGCGCTCCTCAGTCAGGATGCCTGGGAGGACGGCACATCCGATGTCCGCACCGTCATCGGAAAGCGCATTCGATCCGGCAAAGCTGCGGTCGTCTGCAGCCACGGCCCGGTCCTCCCCGACATCCTTCGCGAGATCGCCCTCGCCACCGGCACCATGCAGGGTTCGTACCTGAGCAGCGCCGCCGACCTTCCCGTCGGAGCGTTCAGCGTCGTGCATCTGTCGGCGACGAACCCCGGATCCGGAATCATCTCGATCGAGACGCACGCGCCCAACGCGTGA
- a CDS encoding RNA degradosome polyphosphate kinase, protein MMDPALADSGLGDAEDDDFDVAFEAPDSDLPENRYLDRELSWLAFNQRVLELGEDPTIPVLERANFLAIFASNLDEFFMVRVAGLKRRIITGLAVPTNVGRAPADALADISAEAHQLQLRHAAAWTDLVRPALADAGIQVCEWNELADDEREALTEYFQLQVFPVLMPLAVDPAHPFPYISGLSLNLAIRIRNARTGRQEFARLKVPPMLPRFVQVPGSDGGLRFIRLEELIANHLGDLFPGMEVLDHHAFRLTRNEDVEIEEDESENLIQALEAELLRRRFGPPIRLEITDDMDDVTLDLLIKELDITDQEVYRLPGPLDLGGLFDIARIDRPDLHYPPHVPTTAVAFQPGDGRERGDIFRALRKADVLVHHPYESFTTSVQAFLEQAARDPHVLAIKQTLYRTSGDSPIVQALIDAAEAGKQVLALVEVKARFDEANNIVWARKLEKAGVHVVYGLVGLKTHCKLALVIRQEDGMLRHYSHVGTGNYNPKTSRVYEDLGLFTADPQVGKDLTRLFNELSGYAIEKKFKRLLVAPLHLRKGLLRLIDRERAHAIAGKPAHIRIKVNSMVDEQIIDALYRASEAGVRVDVWVRGICSLRTDLPGVSDNITVRSIVGRYLEHSRIFAFDNDGDPQVYIGSADMMHRNLDRRIEALVRVSAPAHVEELLSFFDGAFDENTLAWRLGEGGVWERHTVSATGKPLVDLQNRTMSQIQRRRRTRSVR, encoded by the coding sequence ATGATGGATCCCGCACTCGCAGATTCCGGCCTCGGCGACGCTGAGGATGACGACTTCGACGTGGCCTTCGAGGCGCCGGATTCGGATCTGCCGGAGAACCGCTATCTCGATCGTGAGCTGAGCTGGCTGGCGTTCAACCAGCGGGTGCTCGAACTCGGCGAGGACCCGACGATCCCGGTGCTCGAGCGCGCCAACTTCCTCGCGATTTTCGCGAGCAACCTCGACGAGTTCTTCATGGTGCGCGTCGCGGGGCTCAAGCGCCGCATCATCACGGGTCTCGCGGTGCCGACGAATGTCGGCCGCGCCCCGGCTGACGCCCTCGCCGACATCTCGGCAGAGGCACACCAGCTTCAGCTCCGCCACGCGGCGGCCTGGACCGACCTCGTGCGCCCGGCCCTCGCCGATGCCGGAATCCAGGTCTGCGAGTGGAACGAGCTCGCTGACGACGAGCGCGAGGCGCTGACCGAGTACTTCCAGTTGCAGGTGTTCCCGGTGCTCATGCCGCTCGCGGTCGACCCGGCGCATCCGTTCCCCTACATCTCCGGTCTCTCGCTCAACCTCGCGATCCGCATTCGCAACGCGCGCACGGGTCGCCAGGAGTTCGCGCGCCTCAAGGTCCCGCCCATGCTCCCCCGCTTCGTGCAGGTGCCGGGCAGTGATGGCGGTCTGCGCTTCATCCGCCTGGAAGAGCTCATCGCCAACCACCTCGGCGACCTCTTCCCCGGGATGGAGGTGCTCGACCACCATGCCTTCCGCCTCACCCGCAACGAGGACGTCGAGATCGAAGAGGACGAGAGCGAGAACCTGATCCAGGCTCTTGAAGCCGAACTGCTGCGTCGGCGCTTCGGTCCACCGATCCGCCTCGAGATCACCGATGACATGGATGACGTCACCCTCGATCTGCTGATCAAGGAGCTCGACATCACCGACCAGGAGGTCTACCGACTTCCCGGTCCGCTCGATCTCGGCGGGCTCTTCGACATCGCGCGGATCGACCGCCCTGATCTCCACTATCCGCCGCACGTGCCGACGACGGCCGTCGCGTTCCAGCCGGGCGACGGGCGTGAGCGCGGCGACATCTTCCGCGCGCTGCGCAAGGCGGATGTGCTCGTGCACCACCCGTACGAGTCGTTCACGACGAGCGTTCAGGCGTTCCTCGAGCAGGCTGCCCGTGATCCGCACGTGCTCGCCATCAAGCAGACGCTCTACCGCACCTCCGGTGACAGTCCCATCGTGCAGGCGCTCATCGACGCGGCAGAGGCAGGCAAGCAGGTCCTCGCACTCGTGGAGGTCAAGGCCCGATTCGATGAGGCCAACAACATCGTCTGGGCGCGCAAGCTCGAGAAGGCGGGCGTGCATGTCGTCTACGGCCTCGTCGGCCTGAAGACGCACTGCAAGCTCGCACTCGTCATCCGCCAGGAAGACGGGATGCTGCGCCACTACTCGCACGTCGGCACGGGTAACTACAACCCGAAGACGAGCCGTGTGTACGAAGACCTCGGGCTCTTCACTGCCGACCCGCAGGTCGGAAAAGACCTCACCCGTCTGTTCAACGAGCTCAGCGGCTATGCGATCGAGAAGAAGTTCAAGCGGCTTCTCGTCGCCCCGCTGCACCTGCGCAAGGGCCTGCTGCGCCTGATCGACCGCGAGCGGGCGCACGCCATCGCCGGCAAGCCCGCCCACATCCGCATCAAGGTCAACTCGATGGTCGACGAGCAGATCATCGACGCGCTCTACCGCGCCAGCGAAGCGGGCGTGCGCGTGGACGTCTGGGTACGCGGCATCTGCAGCCTGCGCACCGACCTCCCCGGCGTGAGCGACAACATCACGGTGCGCAGCATCGTCGGCCGCTACCTCGAGCATTCGCGCATCTTCGCGTTCGACAACGACGGCGACCCGCAGGTTTACATCGGCAGCGCCGACATGATGCACCGCAACCTCGACCGCCGGATCGAGGCACTCGTGCGCGTTTCGGCGCCCGCTCACGTCGAAGAGCTGCTGTCCTTCTTCGACGGCGCTTTCGATGAGAACACGCTCGCCTGGCGGCTCGGCGAAGGCGGCGTGTGGGAACGTCACACGGTCAGCGCCACCGGCAAGCCGCTCGTCGATCTGCAGAACCGCACGATGTCGCAGATCCAGCGGCGCCGTCGGACGCGGTCGGTGCGATGA
- a CDS encoding response regulator transcription factor translates to MALLLVLTSSPTTESVLPALELLSHQVRTIPAQPAELVTAPDADLVIVDARTALVAAKSLCTLIRTTGHRAPLLLVVTEGGMSAVNGDWGIDDMILDTAGPAEVDARIRLALSREAATDDEPVRVQASGITIDEQSYSAKLHGRALDLTYKEFQLLHFLATHPSRVFTREQLLSEVWGYDYFGGTRTVDVHVRRLRAKLGDHEQVIGTVRNVGYRFNVYDDDSHATARAAD, encoded by the coding sequence TTGGCTCTCCTGCTGGTGTTGACATCATCTCCGACCACGGAGAGTGTCCTGCCCGCGCTCGAACTCCTGAGCCACCAGGTCCGCACCATTCCGGCACAGCCCGCAGAACTCGTCACGGCACCGGATGCCGACCTCGTCATCGTGGATGCCCGCACGGCGCTCGTCGCCGCGAAGTCACTCTGCACGCTCATCCGCACCACGGGCCACCGTGCACCGCTGCTCCTGGTCGTGACCGAGGGCGGTATGAGCGCGGTGAACGGTGACTGGGGAATCGACGACATGATCCTCGACACCGCGGGCCCCGCGGAGGTGGACGCCCGCATCCGCCTCGCCCTCTCGCGGGAAGCGGCCACGGACGACGAGCCCGTGCGCGTCCAGGCATCCGGAATCACGATCGATGAGCAGTCCTACTCGGCGAAGCTACACGGCCGCGCACTCGATCTGACTTACAAAGAGTTCCAGCTGCTGCACTTCCTCGCCACGCATCCGTCTCGCGTCTTCACGCGCGAACAGCTGCTCAGCGAGGTCTGGGGCTACGACTACTTCGGCGGCACACGCACGGTCGACGTGCATGTGCGTCGTCTGCGAGCCAAGCTCGGCGACCATGAGCAGGTCATCGGCACGGTGCGCAACGTCGGCTACCGCTTCAATGTCTACGACGATGACAGTCATGCCACGGCGCGGGCGGCCGACTGA